One Antarctobacter heliothermus DNA segment encodes these proteins:
- a CDS encoding AEC family transporter, with product MQALLEVVLPVFLVIAAGYGAVWKGWFSDAAVDGLITFAQNFAIPCMLFRAIWTLELGDDFNPWLLVSYYTGSATCFTAGLLGARYLFKRDWEDAVTIGFCCLFANTVVIGLALTERAYGSDALQANYVIVALHSPFCYGVGITAMEIVRARSAGISNRALPGKVGRAMFRNAMVIGIGLGMFANLADLSLPTVATDALDMMIRTALPAALFGMGGVLCRYRPRGDGRVIAYICVISLVLHPTITWTLGTITNLSVEALRSAVLTAAMAPGFNVYVFANMYGRARRVAASAVLITTALSIITAWMWLSVLP from the coding sequence ATGCAGGCGCTTTTGGAGGTCGTCCTGCCAGTCTTTCTGGTCATCGCCGCCGGATACGGCGCAGTCTGGAAAGGCTGGTTTTCGGACGCCGCCGTCGACGGGCTGATCACCTTTGCCCAGAATTTTGCCATCCCCTGTATGCTGTTCCGCGCCATCTGGACGCTGGAACTGGGCGATGATTTCAACCCCTGGCTGCTGGTGAGTTATTACACCGGGTCGGCCACCTGCTTTACCGCCGGGTTGCTGGGCGCGCGCTATCTGTTCAAGCGCGACTGGGAGGATGCGGTAACCATCGGGTTCTGCTGCCTGTTCGCCAACACGGTGGTGATCGGCCTGGCCCTGACCGAACGCGCCTATGGCAGCGACGCCCTGCAAGCCAACTATGTGATTGTCGCGCTGCATTCGCCGTTCTGCTATGGCGTCGGCATCACCGCGATGGAGATTGTCCGCGCCCGATCTGCCGGGATTTCGAACCGGGCGCTGCCGGGCAAGGTCGGTCGGGCGATGTTCCGCAACGCCATGGTGATCGGCATCGGTCTGGGGATGTTTGCCAATCTCGCCGACCTGTCCCTGCCCACAGTCGCCACAGACGCGCTGGACATGATGATCCGCACCGCCCTGCCCGCAGCGCTGTTCGGCATGGGCGGCGTCCTTTGCCGCTACAGGCCGCGGGGAGACGGTCGGGTGATCGCCTATATCTGCGTGATCTCGCTGGTGTTGCATCCCACCATCACATGGACACTGGGCACGATCACCAACCTGTCGGTCGAGGCGTTGCGCTCTGCGGTGCTGACCGCCGCCATGGCGCCGGGATTCAATGTCTATGTCTTTGCCAACATGTACGGACGGGCGCGGCGGGTGGCGGCCTCGGCGGTGTTGATCACCACGGCGCTGTCGATAATCACCGCGTGGATGTGGCTGTCCGTGCTGCCCTGA